The sequence ggcaagacgtggattgaatctccaaaatcctgtcaacattctccagatatctgtagaagtcatatctctgccaggatgatACGGAGTGGTATCCCGTGgcggaaaaccaaaccaagcatgaaGTTCAGGATATTCAAAAGTGAACATCTTACCCTCACatcgaaaactgagacgaacacgcctcGTATTGACGAAACGAACGGTAAACAGAAACTCTAGTACCcagtttccaataataggaaacttcGTGGAAGCAAACTTGGTCCATCCCAAATTtgtcagatagcgattcatgtcatcgcttatcccgagttcttcgTTCAGGAACTCGTCCAGATACAGCATGCCACAAAATTGTGCATATCTTAACTGCAAATATCGTtttccctcatcatgattgtagattggaaaccatgctccatagcgtGAAGAGATATCAACACGCTTCTTTCGAGCAGAAGTGTTCTTCCTAGCATTTTTAAAGATTTGGTCATGTTTGTGAAATAAAATTGTGTCTGTAGGATTTATAattgaagaaagaaattcagaaatctgaaagagatgaaataaaatgaaagaattctgaacctacaggaatatataggttacataagtgaaaggttgtgtctgttaagAATAAAAGATGTCAAACAGATACCTTTTGGATTTAACTGACTGAATTTTTAAAATGAGATATCTATAATCTCTTACAGTTATATCAAAattagaggtggcaatttctgacacgaaaacatgattacagagccaacccgattgacacgacacgattgacacgaaaatcatttttctagcatttataacatatacaaccatatggaacataaatatgagataacacgattttgacacgaaacacgataattgccaggtctaatCAAAATGTTTAAAATACTGGAAacctcaactgagatttccggaatctcaactgagaattcccaaatcctgaaacatggaaaatctcaactgagatttctggatatatattttctcaaaaacacttaacattttatgaaaattttcaaaacatgactagattagaatttaattttacaaaaacttatttgtacacaaattcaaaaataaagataaaaataaaaataaacaaaaataaattaacctaaaaataaaaataaaaatagattaatttaaaaagaaataaaaataaaaattatgaacaaaagataagaaaaattaaaaattaaaaatatgaaaactaaataaattaatcttcatagaattcGTCCAtgaattcaattgcttgaattggagttccttcgtaataaattttgcatcgattACTGTTAACCTTAAATTGATCGCCTTTGGAATTTTCTAATTCTAAAGCTCCATAATCAAACGTTTTATTAACCACAAACGGTCCATTCCATCTAGACCTGAGCTTACTTGGGAATAATTTCAagcaggaataaaagaaagtagaactgtatcccaaactttgaaattattattattatatttttttcttcttttttcatcttttttttgcattttttttaagcgctttcttttttagcgttttctcaatttaaggatctaatgatttcggttgaatgttcgaacttctggttctggcctcgaacaaaaaactacgcacatgaaccgaaactttcaaaactatattaaaagtatacaattccttcctggtgAATAAGATAATTCcatcctacttctgatatatctgtctgagaagattttccatacttctgatatatctgtctaagaagattttccatggtgatttcttagagagatagatGTAGATGTTTAAGGATGTGATAAAtagggaaattatttgggtttagtgtaggaactgaataaatttcttaacaaagagatatgatgtttttGTGAAGGATTAaatgtatagaaaagaggtaaaggtTTCTGGGAAGATTTTTTTTCCTGGGAAAAATTAtcaaggcttctcgatccttctcttgctgagtcgtcgttttagttgatacggctacgttttgaactcttgggccaaatggtattgatgtgttgacttgggcttgacttccactttatgggcctttgggctttttaatctcaatgccttatacacaattaaactcaacattgaacaaacacattagtgtaataaatcaaagcatttaaatttaatgtgttagaatatttttatcatcacttaaataattttgtcaaatcaaaatcatgtgaaaaggtgtttcaacatatacAGCATGCTTTACGGGATTGCAGTCGAGTTCAAATGATCTGGAAACAACTCATTCCAGTGGCTACTGCTCAGACAGACTTTTTTGCTGCTAATAGGGCGGACTGGCTGGACGAAAATATCAGCACTAAAGCAGCGCTTCAAGGTATCCCGTGGCCAACTATTTTCAGTTTGGGAATTTGGTGGATCTGGAAGGAACGCAACGCTTCCTGCTTTAATGATGATAGTGCTTGGAACCTCAATGCAGAATTCATTATGGGCCGTGCCAGTGAAGTTTTAAAAGCTGCAAATCTGCCTGTAGGTTATCCTACTAGCATGAGAATGGAGCGTTGGATCAGATGGATCCCTCCGGATGTCGATTGGGTGAAGGTCAACACTGATGGGGCTAGTAAAGGTAACCCGGGATTGGCCTCTGTCGGGGGACTGATCCGCGACAATGACGGAAATTGGATTGGAGGCTTCACAGCGAATTTGGGTGTCTGTACGGCTCTGCTTGCAGAATTGTGGGGAATTTATTTCGGATTAAAAATTGCTTGGGATAGCGGGTACAGGCGAGTCATTTTGGAGATGGACTTAGCTTCGGCTCTGATGTTCATGCAAACTGACTCGAGTTTTCAAAATCCTATGGGGTGGCTGATTCGTGAATGTCGGAAACTACGGGACAAAGCTTGGGAGACAAAGTTCCACCATGCTTATCGGGAAGGAAATCAGGCAGCTGACTGGTTGGCAAATTTCGCAGGCACTTTAGCCTTGAGTCATCACATGTGTGATGCGCCTCCTGCAGGCCTCCAGCACATTCTCTCTGAAGACCGGCGCGGCCGGGTCGTCTCAAGGATGGTTACGGTTCAATCTGAACCCTCCCTGATTTAATTCTCATACTCTTACTTGCTTCTTGCTGTTATCTTTCCTtctgttttcttttttcctttttctgggCTGATAAGCCTTCCATCTAcccaaaaaatataatatatagtttacttttttataattgaataattaattaattatattttaaataagttgagGAGACTatcataatattttaaataagttgagAAGACTATTAggataatttaaaaatttagaaagCAATTAGGTTGTTATTTCTGAACAAGTTAATGAGAGAAAAATGTactaaagaaaacaaaaataccCATTTTGCAATTGCTAAACCCATCATTCGCACAAGTGATGGATCAATAATATACTTTTGCGACATCATCATCACGACTCGTGCCATTTAGGCTTTGATTGGATGAGAGGTTTTGAAGGGTAATTAAAGGGAGGGTAGGGAATGGTTAGTAGAAACCTTTGTTTGGaagattaaaaaatatgagGGTAAGGGTTTTGAAGGGTTAATGAAGGGTTTTGAAGGGTTCAAAATCATAAGTTTTTAATAGATTTTTAACCCACCAAATTGGTGGGGTTGGAAGGGTTTTGATGAAAACTTCCCTTTCTCCCAAATAAGGGCAAGGGTAATACTCTATATCCCCTTCCTTCCCCTTCCCTACCCTTCTCTACCCTCCCTTTAATTACCCTGTAAAACCTCTCATCCAATCAAAGCCTTACGTTTTATCGTGgtttaattacattttaaataAGTAGAGTACATTTTAAATTAGGAGACTTTGGGGACAATTTGAAAGTTTAAAGACATAATCGGGCTTTTAGAGAAGTTGagggcaaataatgtattaatcGTTTTATCGTCTTCATCAAATTTACTGGATATGCTCTTCCCCGTGTAAACTACCTGTTAGATCTCACCAGCTTCGATTGGTCGAATTCGTGGATGGTGCGATCAGTCATGTCTCCTCCGGCTCAGTCTCAACGGTCTCCGTCGCCGTCTCAACCGTCCGGGTATTTATTAACTTCTCTTCAACTCTAAGCCCTACCCTAATTTTGATTTTCAAGCTTTAAATACCGAATCAACTAAGTTGAAATGCTGATTTAAGTCACTTACTTGCTAATATATTTGCAGGAAAAGCGAAGTGTCGGATTTGAAGGCTCAGCTCCGGCAGCTCGCCGGAAGCCGAGCTCCTGGAGCTGATGATTCCAAGAGAGAGCTATTCAAGAAGGTTATTTCATACATGACGATTGGCATCGATGTGTCTTCTCTATTCGGTGAGATGGTCATGTGCTCGGccacctctgacatagttttgAAGAAAATGTGCTATTTGTATGTGGGAAATTACGCCAAGGGTAACCCTGATCTTGCTTTATTGACGATCAATTTTCTTCAAAGAGATTGCAAGGATGAGGATCCGATGATTCGTGGGCTTGCTTTAAGGAGCTTGTCTTCTTTGCGAGTGGCGAATCTGGTGGAGTATTTAGTAGGGCCGTTAGGGTCGGGGctgaaagataataataattacGTGAGAATAGTGGCTGTCATGGGAGTTCTCAAGTTATATCATATATCTGCTTCAACTTGCATTGATGCAGATTTTCCAGCAATGCTGAAGCATTTGATGCTCCGTGACCCAGATACTCAGGTGAAGTCACCTTTTTTCTGTTGTCATTTTATGATTTTGGTTTGTGTTTGCCTTGTAATTTAGTTCAGGTGCATTCTATGGCTACTTGGTTTGTCAATACTTGTCTATTTCTCCACAAGGTGGGTTTTGCTTTTATCATATGTGGTTAGAGGGAAAGGAGAGTTGAACCTTGTTAAAAGCAAAGTAACCTTAGATAATTTCTTTGTTGAACACCAGCGTGGCTCTATATTAGATAATGGAAATtctatttttgttattttttaggTTGTTGCAAATTGTTTATCTTCCCTGCAAGAAATCTGGAGCTCTGAAGCAAGCACCTCTGAGGAAGCAGCCAGAGAGAAAGAAACTTTACTTAGCAAAATGGTCATATTTAACTTTTTGAATCGGTATGTAAGCCACAGCAGGCATGAACATTAAAGTAGCTTCTTAACTTTGGGAACCATATAGTTTTGACACAAGAAATTTGACACTCTAATTGGTTACTCTGGACCTGCTATTTTTGTTTAAGAACAATAAAATGCTAATGCCTGGACTGTTGAAGTGCTCTTTGGTAATTACAGATAGTTTAACCTTTGATCCCATACCTTGAATTTGCATAACTATATGGTCATTATGCTAGCTCTCTTTACTGCTGTGATGTTACTATGAAGCAATACCTGCATGATTGTCCAAGGGGCATAAGTTGGTTGTTTTCTGTTAGGTGTCTTACTGTATCCAAGTAGTTCATAGAGATAACAAGAATTATGCTGAGAGTTGAATGCTAGTAGTTCAAACTTGAattcaatttcaaatattttaatGCCACACTAAGCAATAGTAACTTAACAGACAGCAGATTTTCCTGATGTTGAAGATAGCTACTGTTCTATTCACGCTATGTAAACTACAGTtattttttagttaaattttggGTTTCTTCCTTCCGAATGACAGGTTGAGCTTTTTGATATTTTTCAATTTGCAGGATCAAGGAATTTAGTGAATGGGCACAATGTCTTGTGCTTGAATTGGTTGTTAAATACGTACCTTCTGATAGTAATGAGATATTTGACATTATGAATCTTCTTGAAGATAGACTTCAGCATGCAAATGGTGCTGTTGTCCTTGCAACCACCAAAGTGTTTCTACAGTTGACTTTGTCCATGGCCGATGTGCATCAAGAGGTGCTCTTAAAAATCCTTATATTATATGTATTATGCTTTCCATTCTCAGGAACTGAATGATATCTTTTCTTGAAGAGAGAACTTCTTGTGTTTACATATTCTCAAAACATGGCATTGTGagaatgtgatttttttttttttttggtcttTATGTGCATGTCTACTTATTTAAAAATGATTAGTTTTATGTCAATCTACTTTATTGGAGTTCCTATTATGATATTTTTCAAGAAAATCTTGtagaaattaaaattttcattCTGTTTGTATTTTGAGTTACTAtgttatggatttttttttttgtcctagTTGTTTATATAGAATCTAACTTAAAGTACATCAGTAGGATAATATCCGTCTGCCTCAATCatgaaattattttgagtgtTGGATACTCTCTCGGGGTATCTATTTTCTGTccttaatttattctttcttcaAGGCACTATCTGCTGAAGAATTTTTTCTACTGCTTGGAGGGTAGGACCAATTGTACGTAGATCAGGGGAGAGGCTCAAAGAAGCCTCTTATCCTATTTGATCTTTCATTGGAAGCATATCCATTTAAGGGGTAGGGAATATTGTCCTTGAATTATTGTAGAAAGAACCAACTTTTAGATTGCTTCCATAATCTGTGAGGTCCGTATTTCAAAGAATGCAATTTTTTTGGTCAGGTATATGAACGTATTAAAGCTCCTCTGCTTACCCTTGTCAGTTCTGGAAGTCCAGAGCAATCTTATGCAGTTTTAAGCCACCTGCATCTCTTGGTGATGCGTGCACCGTACATTTTTTCCTCGGACTACAAACACTTCTATTGCCAGTACAATGAGCCATCTTATGTCAAAAAGTTGAAGCTTGAAATGTTGACTGTAGTTGCAAATGAGAGCAATACCTATGAAATAGGTAAGTAAACAGCTTTTCTGCCTTGATCTGAAGGCTTTTAAGGGAAAATAGACATGATTAGACCTGTGTTGTTAACCTTTTCATACTGCTGATCAATTATCTGCATGAGTCAATTTCAGTGACGGAACTATGTGAATATGCTGCAAATGTTGATATTCCTATTGCAAGAGAATCAATTCGAGCTGTTGGAAAAATAGCACTGCAGCAATATGATGTGAATGCTATTGTTGATAGGCTGCTTCAGTTTCTGGAGATGGAGAAGGACTATGTGACTGCTGAAGCTTTGGTAAGCTAAATTTCTTTGTACATTCAAATGATCATCCTTGAGCATGTAAGCACTAGCGCCATCCTTTTCTGGTTCCTGCAAAACCATCGAGCCAGTGAGCAAAGAAATGACGGGATAATTTTCACTGGTGAACCACTAATCAGACTGACGGTTTTAGTTCTTTATTGCAGGTCCTTGTTAAAGATTTGCTGAGGAAATACCCCCAGTGGAGTCATGACTGCATTGCCGTTGTTGGAAATATTAGCagcaaaaatattcaagaacCTAAGGCTAAAGCAGCTCTTATATGGATGTTAGGGGAATATTCTCAGGATATGAATGATGCTCCTTATATTTTAGAGAGTTTATCTGAAAATTGGGATGAAGAAAATTCCCCTGAGGTAGTGAACTTCCTTTTtcgtaaatatttttattagtcaTTTTATGATGTTGGCTAATTAGGATTTCATCTCCCCACCTGTGCATACATCTTTGGCTATTGCTATAGCTGCTTTGACTTCTTCTCttgatataatatttattatgcaGAAGCAGAACCTAGTTCTTTTactgcattttttattttatattaactTTTCTGATGGTCAAGTTGTGCTTTGGCTTTTATGCCTTTTTTAGTCGTATTCTTTACTGTAAGAGTGACAACCTATCTCAATGCCAGGTTCGTTTACATCTCCTCACAGCAGTAATGAAATGTTTTTTCAAGAGACCACCTGAGTCTCAGAAAGCATTGGGAGCTGCACTAGCTGCAGGTCTTTCTGATTTCCACCAGGTATGGTTTAGTTTTCATGTTAACATCTTCTACAAGTACTTCTGAATTGAATTTGACAGATTTCTTTGAGTAATAAAATGGTGTGTGTAAGAACGCACAATTGAACGTTCAATTGGTTGCAGGATGTTCATGATAGAGCCTTGTTCTACTACAGGCTATTGCAATATGATGTGTCAGTTGCAGAGCGTGTTGTAAATCCTCCAAAGCAAGCTGTTTCTGTCTTTGCTGATACTCAGAGCAGTGAAATCAAAGATCGCATTTTTGATGAATTTAACAGCCTATCTGTTGTGTACCAGAAGGTAACTGATTTTCTGATCCTCTTATGAGTCTTTTGAAATGAGTTCATATTACGATGAAAAGGGAAAGAAACCTAGAATCAGAAAGgggtagagagagagagagggagggaGGGAGAAGTGGGTTTAGGGAGAGGTTGAGTTGATACTTGCCAAGGGTCTTGTAGTTGTGGTGTATTAACTGTGAATTAATTAATCTATTAACTCTGTTATCATATGGTAGTGTATATCAAGTTCTTGGATGTTATCAATTAAGGTTCATGAAATTTATCTCGTGTCTTTTCTTTCTTGATGTGTCTTTAGTAGTATCTGCAATAGCTGTTTCCTTTTCAAGTCTTCAAAtttttttccaccattttccATATATGTTTGGCTGGAATGGAGCTTCTCGATGTTTCACAATTGTACAATTGTGTTCTTGTTATAATCAGCTTGTCTGGAGTATACAAAACGCCCAGAAAACATAGTTTGATTTAACCAAATTTTGTAAATTTCTGCAGCCATCTTACATGTTCACCGATAAAGAGCACAGGGGAGCATTTGAATTTTCAGATGAGCTTGGGAATTTATCAATTGGAGCAGAGGCTGCAAATGATGTTGTGGCAGTAACCATGGTTGAGGAAAATGACAAGGATCTTCTCTTAAGTACTTCAGAGAAGGAAGAAAGTAAAGGAGCGACGAATAATGGTTCTGCGTACAGTGCTCCTCTATTGGATGCTCCATCTGTGTTGATTTCAAACGTTGCAGCACCAGGTCACTCGCCTTCGGGTAGCTTTGCCATTGATGATTTACTAGGTCTTGGTCTACCAGCAGTTCCTGCACCTGCACCTGCACCTGCACCTCTGCAGCTTAATGCCAGAGCTGTTTTAGATCCTGCCACTTTTCAGCAAAAATGGCGGCAACTACCGATATCTATATCACAGGTCTATTGGGTTCCCTTAAGAATAAGCTATCTAATGTGTGTATGTATATATTGAGGGAAGTTGTTATATGGTTTTTGCAGGAGAGTTGTATAAGTCCACAAGGAGTTGCAGCTTTGACGACACCTCAAGTCCTTCTCAGACACATGCAAGGTCATTCGATTCAATGCATAGCATCAGGTGGTCAATCACCAAACTTGAAGTTTTTCTTCTTTGCTCAGAAAGCAGAAGAATCGTCATATACATATCTTGTAGAGTGTAAAATCAACACATCTTCAGCTAAAGCACAGATGACAATCAAAGCAGACGATCAGGCTACATCCGGAGAATTCTCACAATTGTTTATATCAGCCTTATCCAAGTTTGGTACTTCTTGAATATCGATATACTTCTTCCCATACTCAAAATTTCAGGCACACATAGCTACTTTTGTTGTTTTCCAGGCGCTGCAGTTACCAACAATAAaagttaaaagaaaaaagaaaaaaaagatgtgTAGAGTGTATAATGAGATTGAAAAtgagggattttttttttcaactttGTTTTAGTTGAGTTATTGTTGTTTATTACCAGCCCAATCCCCTTCTTTCATGCttaattaaagttctataatttGATAAAAGTAAAATCAAATAGGTGGAAAATGAATATTACTATGATTCATTCTGAATATTCAGATCCCGGACTCCAACAAATTTCAACATCAAACTGATCATTCATAGGATTAATTAAATCCGTTAAAAATTGACAGATTTCAGTATCTGGTTGGTTGcttttaggcttaatatatcatattcaaaaagtttgattgacgttctgaactttcaaagtgtcttgatagtctcctcaatttgtataaaatgttaagttagTCTTTTGAATtcgcgtaaaatgtaatcagttgatcactcgattgtaaaaaagtaaCTTAAATACGGAAGGTgtattaaaatagattaaaaaagaagatATTACTTGCCCAATTATAAAATTTGTtgtcgtttttttttttaagactcgtgcaatacatcCTCGcaattaatttacttttttataaTCGAATGaccaattgattatattttacttaactaaacattttatacaaattgagAAAGCCATAGTACGCTTTGAATGTTTAAGGgttaattaagtttttttttttttttttttttttgcaagttTAGAACAACGCTGCATTgagacaaaacaaaaacaaggaTAAAGTGGGAATCACATAAAAAATAGAGAAGCATTTGAGCACCTCAATTTTTGAGCTCTCTTATCTCCTTTTTATTTggataatatattttattttatttagtagGATCCATGCACTCCCGTCTTCTTCCTCCCAGTCTCCTCTCCAGGTACATCGCTTCCTTCTCCAACTCTTGATTTTCTCATCATTTTAACTGCGTATTTCTTCTGTATTTCTTTGGAAacaaattaactaatttatTTTTCTGGACAACAAAACAAGCATGCTCATTTCTCTTTCATATAATGGTATGAATTCAATCCCTTTCaagtcttttttattttaaattctgCCATGTTTTCAAAATTGCTACTGAGATTTGAAGAAACCATTTTCCAGTCAATTGATAGAAAATGAAGAAGAGAGATTCTGCAAACTATATATAAATACTATCCTAAATAGTCTATctgaattatattatattatatagaactcttctcttcatcttctccaacctCCCTCAGCTCCGTCGTTTTTGCTGTTCAACCAAACTTCACAATGGCGAGCAAGAGTTATTGTTACCTGTGCACTGTCTCACGGTCGAAAATCCTCACCCAATTTCTGATTTCATCCTTGAGCCCGCATAGGAAACACATCTGTTATTTCGGGAATCATAGACCACCCACGAGGATTATCTCCATTGAAAGTGGGGAAAGCTTCACCTTGCAAACATATAGAT comes from Euphorbia lathyris chromosome 8, ddEupLath1.1, whole genome shotgun sequence and encodes:
- the LOC136202564 gene encoding beta-adaptin-like protein A: MVRSVMSPPAQSQRSPSPSQPSGKSEVSDLKAQLRQLAGSRAPGADDSKRELFKKVISYMTIGIDVSSLFGEMVMCSATSDIVLKKMCYLYVGNYAKGNPDLALLTINFLQRDCKDEDPMIRGLALRSLSSLRVANLVEYLVGPLGSGLKDNNNYVRIVAVMGVLKLYHISASTCIDADFPAMLKHLMLRDPDTQVVANCLSSLQEIWSSEASTSEEAAREKETLLSKMVIFNFLNRIKEFSEWAQCLVLELVVKYVPSDSNEIFDIMNLLEDRLQHANGAVVLATTKVFLQLTLSMADVHQEVYERIKAPLLTLVSSGSPEQSYAVLSHLHLLVMRAPYIFSSDYKHFYCQYNEPSYVKKLKLEMLTVVANESNTYEIVTELCEYAANVDIPIARESIRAVGKIALQQYDVNAIVDRLLQFLEMEKDYVTAEALVLVKDLLRKYPQWSHDCIAVVGNISSKNIQEPKAKAALIWMLGEYSQDMNDAPYILESLSENWDEENSPEVRLHLLTAVMKCFFKRPPESQKALGAALAAGLSDFHQDVHDRALFYYRLLQYDVSVAERVVNPPKQAVSVFADTQSSEIKDRIFDEFNSLSVVYQKPSYMFTDKEHRGAFEFSDELGNLSIGAEAANDVVAVTMVEENDKDLLLSTSEKEESKGATNNGSAYSAPLLDAPSVLISNVAAPGHSPSGSFAIDDLLGLGLPAVPAPAPAPAPLQLNARAVLDPATFQQKWRQLPISISQESCISPQGVAALTTPQVLLRHMQGHSIQCIASGGQSPNLKFFFFAQKAEESSYTYLVECKINTSSAKAQMTIKADDQATSGEFSQLFISALSKFGTS